In Ostrea edulis chromosome 6, xbOstEdul1.1, whole genome shotgun sequence, a single window of DNA contains:
- the LOC125683609 gene encoding monocarboxylate transporter 12-like isoform X1: MKKTKEAPAMEETRNCYLCTVLTATTIIAMIYIGGVSSFSILYKELLDFYHTRSGDTAIIQSLCQFLNFGIGPFANYLSEIYSFRSVMIAGGFLGFLGLFLSAFVPRMEFWILTYGALTGVGFGLVYSPCFTVVNFYFKRRRALAIGIVLFGTGVGSVLFPFLYKMLLDLYGLQGAVIVISALSLNICVCAALIRQPKQLKKNVLLNLHLRENCEMGSSEEHAKSTFSPCNCTVCHSKRPIFCFSLFRQSSFLIYALAFMCSIFAYLSNFVMIPGHARVQGMTSAEVAEFLSVAGGVMILARPTVGWLADSNFIEKRNIIGTCVILGGIFSIVLPWILGYYSMLVYSITLGIFPSSFFLFIPLLLLEIVPLEKLPQAQGLLYLCLSLSAGLSQPVPGWIKDWTGDWTVSFRVSGSISILAGVLFMSEPILGKGRELKPVQTDQEDN; the protein is encoded by the exons ATGAAGAAAACAAAGGAAGCACCTGCTATGGAGGAGACAAGGAACTGCTACTTGTGTACAGTATTGACTG CTACAACAATAATAGCCATGATCTACATTGGAGGAGTCTCTTCATTCAGCATTCTGTACAAAGAGCTGTTAGATTTCTACCACACCAGATCCGGAGACACTGCTATAATCCAAAGTCTTTGTCAGTTTCTGAATTTCGGAATAG GACCATTTGCGAACTACTTATCAGAAATATACTCCTTTCGTTCTGTGATGATCGCTGGAGGTTTTCTCGGATTTCTTGGACTTTTTCTGAGTGCGTTTGTACCTCGAATGGAGTTCTGGATTCTTACTTATGGAGCGTTAACAG GCGTTGGTTTCGGTTTGGTGTACAGTCCTTGTTTCACGGTCGTGAACTTTTACTTCAAAAGAAGACGTGCTTTGGCCATCGGCATAGTACTGTTTGGTACGGGTGTCGGGTCGGTGTTGTTTCCATTCCTCTACAAGATGTTGCTAGACCTCTACGGATTACAAGGCGCAGTTATAGTCATCAGTGCTTTATCGCTGAATATATGTGTCTGTGCAGCGCTTATTAGACAACCAAAACAACTAAAGAAAAACGTACTTTTGAACTTACATCTTCGAGAAAATTGCGAGATGGGGTCCTCTGAGGAACATGCTAAATCGACATTTTCTCCATGTAATTGCACCGTGTGTCATTCAAAGCGACCGATATTTTGCTTCTCGTTATTTCGCCAATCTTCTTTTTTGATTTATGCCTTGGCCTTCATGTGTAGTATTTTCGCCTATCTATCGAACTTCGTCATGATACCGGGCCATGCCCGGGTACAGGGAATGACCAGCGCCGAGGTTGCTGAATTTCTGTCGGTAGCTGGTGGGGTAATGATTTTGGCTCGCCCCACCGTTGGATGGCTAGCAGACTCCAACTTCATCGAGAAAAGAAATATCATCGGAACATGTGTTATTCTTGGAGGgatattttctattgttttaccGTGGATTCTAGGGTATTATTCAATGCTAGTCTACTCCATAACTTTGGGAATTTTCCCAAGCTcgtttttcttgtttattcctTTGTTGTTATTAGAAATCGTTCCTTTAGAGAAACTCCCGCAGGCCCAAGGACTCCTGTACCTCTGCCTTTCACTTTCTGCTGGCCTTTCACAACCCGTTCCAG GTTGGATAAAAGATTGGACGGGAGATTGGACGGTGTCTTTCCGTGTTTCCGGATCTATCAGTATTCTAGCTGGGGTGTTGTTCATGTCGGAACCGATTCTTGGAAAAGGTCGGGAGCTGAAACCCGTGCAGACTGACCAGGAAGATAATTGA
- the LOC125683609 gene encoding monocarboxylate transporter 12-like isoform X3: MKKTKEAPAMEETRNCYLCTVLTATTIIAMIYIGGVSSFSILYKELLDFYHTRSGDTAIIQSLCQFLNFGIGPFANYLSEIYSFRSVMIAGGFLGFLGLFLSAFVPRMEFWILTYGALTGVGFGLVYSPCFTVVNFYFKRRRALAIGIVLFGTGVGSVLFPFLYKMLLDLYGLQGAVIVISALSLNICVCAALIRQPKQLKKNVLLNLHLRENCEMGSSEEHAKSTFSPCNCTVCHSKRPIFCFSLFRQSSFLIYALAFMCSIFAYLSNFVMIPGHARVQGMTSAEVAEFLSVAGGVMILARPTVGWLADSNFIEKRNIIGTCVILGGIFSIVLPWILGYYSMLVYSITLGIFPSSFFLFIPLLLLEIVPLEKLPQAQGLLYLCLSLSAGLSQPVPVIYH, encoded by the exons ATGAAGAAAACAAAGGAAGCACCTGCTATGGAGGAGACAAGGAACTGCTACTTGTGTACAGTATTGACTG CTACAACAATAATAGCCATGATCTACATTGGAGGAGTCTCTTCATTCAGCATTCTGTACAAAGAGCTGTTAGATTTCTACCACACCAGATCCGGAGACACTGCTATAATCCAAAGTCTTTGTCAGTTTCTGAATTTCGGAATAG GACCATTTGCGAACTACTTATCAGAAATATACTCCTTTCGTTCTGTGATGATCGCTGGAGGTTTTCTCGGATTTCTTGGACTTTTTCTGAGTGCGTTTGTACCTCGAATGGAGTTCTGGATTCTTACTTATGGAGCGTTAACAG GCGTTGGTTTCGGTTTGGTGTACAGTCCTTGTTTCACGGTCGTGAACTTTTACTTCAAAAGAAGACGTGCTTTGGCCATCGGCATAGTACTGTTTGGTACGGGTGTCGGGTCGGTGTTGTTTCCATTCCTCTACAAGATGTTGCTAGACCTCTACGGATTACAAGGCGCAGTTATAGTCATCAGTGCTTTATCGCTGAATATATGTGTCTGTGCAGCGCTTATTAGACAACCAAAACAACTAAAGAAAAACGTACTTTTGAACTTACATCTTCGAGAAAATTGCGAGATGGGGTCCTCTGAGGAACATGCTAAATCGACATTTTCTCCATGTAATTGCACCGTGTGTCATTCAAAGCGACCGATATTTTGCTTCTCGTTATTTCGCCAATCTTCTTTTTTGATTTATGCCTTGGCCTTCATGTGTAGTATTTTCGCCTATCTATCGAACTTCGTCATGATACCGGGCCATGCCCGGGTACAGGGAATGACCAGCGCCGAGGTTGCTGAATTTCTGTCGGTAGCTGGTGGGGTAATGATTTTGGCTCGCCCCACCGTTGGATGGCTAGCAGACTCCAACTTCATCGAGAAAAGAAATATCATCGGAACATGTGTTATTCTTGGAGGgatattttctattgttttaccGTGGATTCTAGGGTATTATTCAATGCTAGTCTACTCCATAACTTTGGGAATTTTCCCAAGCTcgtttttcttgtttattcctTTGTTGTTATTAGAAATCGTTCCTTTAGAGAAACTCCCGCAGGCCCAAGGACTCCTGTACCTCTGCCTTTCACTTTCTGCTGGCCTTTCACAACCCGTTCCAG TGATTTATCATTAA
- the LOC125683609 gene encoding monocarboxylate transporter 12-like isoform X4, with protein sequence MKKTKEAPAMEETRNCYLCTVLTATTIIAMIYIGGVSSFSILYKELLDFYHTRSGDTAIIQSLCQFLNFGIGPFANYLSEIYSFRSVMIAGGFLGFLGLFLSAFVPRMEFWILTYGALTGVGFGLVYSPCFTVVNFYFKRRRALAIGIVLFGTGVGSVLFPFLYKMLLDLYGLQGAVIVISALSLNICVCAALIRQPKQLKKNVLLNLHLRENCEMGSSEEHAKSTFSPCNCTVCHSKRPIFCFSLFRQSSFLIYALAFMCSIFAYLSNFVMIPGHARVQGMTSAEVAEFLSVAGGVMILARPTVGWLADSNFIEKRNIIGTCVILGGIFSIVLPWILGETPAGPRTPVPLPFTFCWPFTTRSSYCHETTIRSTPYPVLRMRPLKLSVTAGVAR encoded by the exons ATGAAGAAAACAAAGGAAGCACCTGCTATGGAGGAGACAAGGAACTGCTACTTGTGTACAGTATTGACTG CTACAACAATAATAGCCATGATCTACATTGGAGGAGTCTCTTCATTCAGCATTCTGTACAAAGAGCTGTTAGATTTCTACCACACCAGATCCGGAGACACTGCTATAATCCAAAGTCTTTGTCAGTTTCTGAATTTCGGAATAG GACCATTTGCGAACTACTTATCAGAAATATACTCCTTTCGTTCTGTGATGATCGCTGGAGGTTTTCTCGGATTTCTTGGACTTTTTCTGAGTGCGTTTGTACCTCGAATGGAGTTCTGGATTCTTACTTATGGAGCGTTAACAG GCGTTGGTTTCGGTTTGGTGTACAGTCCTTGTTTCACGGTCGTGAACTTTTACTTCAAAAGAAGACGTGCTTTGGCCATCGGCATAGTACTGTTTGGTACGGGTGTCGGGTCGGTGTTGTTTCCATTCCTCTACAAGATGTTGCTAGACCTCTACGGATTACAAGGCGCAGTTATAGTCATCAGTGCTTTATCGCTGAATATATGTGTCTGTGCAGCGCTTATTAGACAACCAAAACAACTAAAGAAAAACGTACTTTTGAACTTACATCTTCGAGAAAATTGCGAGATGGGGTCCTCTGAGGAACATGCTAAATCGACATTTTCTCCATGTAATTGCACCGTGTGTCATTCAAAGCGACCGATATTTTGCTTCTCGTTATTTCGCCAATCTTCTTTTTTGATTTATGCCTTGGCCTTCATGTGTAGTATTTTCGCCTATCTATCGAACTTCGTCATGATACCGGGCCATGCCCGGGTACAGGGAATGACCAGCGCCGAGGTTGCTGAATTTCTGTCGGTAGCTGGTGGGGTAATGATTTTGGCTCGCCCCACCGTTGGATGGCTAGCAGACTCCAACTTCATCGAGAAAAGAAATATCATCGGAACATGTGTTATTCTTGGAGGgatattttctattgttttaccGTGGATTCTAGG AGAAACTCCCGCAGGCCCAAGGACTCCTGTACCTCTGCCTTTCACTTTCTGCTGGCCTTTCACAACCCGTTCCAG TTACTGTCATGAAACAACAATAAGATCCACACCTTAcccagtccttcggatgagaccgcttaAACTGAGTGTCactgcaggtgtggcacgataa
- the LOC125683609 gene encoding monocarboxylate transporter 12-like isoform X5, whose amino-acid sequence MKKTKEAPAMEETRNCYLCTVLTATTIIAMIYIGGVSSFSILYKELLDFYHTRSGDTAIIQSLCQFLNFGIGPFANYLSEIYSFRSVMIAGGFLGFLGLFLSAFVPRMEFWILTYGALTGVGFGLVYSPCFTVVNFYFKRRRALAIGIVLFGTGVGSVLFPFLYKMLLDLYGLQGAVIVISALSLNICVCAALIRQPKQLKKNVLLNLHLRENCEMGSSEEHAKSTFSPCNCTVCHSKRPIFCFSLFRQSSFLIYALAFMCSIFAYLSNFVMIPGHARVQGMTSAEVAEFLSVAGGVMILARPTVGWLADSNFIEKRNIIGTCVILGGIFSIVLPWILGETPAGPRTPVPLPFTFCWPFTTRSSDLSLKF is encoded by the exons ATGAAGAAAACAAAGGAAGCACCTGCTATGGAGGAGACAAGGAACTGCTACTTGTGTACAGTATTGACTG CTACAACAATAATAGCCATGATCTACATTGGAGGAGTCTCTTCATTCAGCATTCTGTACAAAGAGCTGTTAGATTTCTACCACACCAGATCCGGAGACACTGCTATAATCCAAAGTCTTTGTCAGTTTCTGAATTTCGGAATAG GACCATTTGCGAACTACTTATCAGAAATATACTCCTTTCGTTCTGTGATGATCGCTGGAGGTTTTCTCGGATTTCTTGGACTTTTTCTGAGTGCGTTTGTACCTCGAATGGAGTTCTGGATTCTTACTTATGGAGCGTTAACAG GCGTTGGTTTCGGTTTGGTGTACAGTCCTTGTTTCACGGTCGTGAACTTTTACTTCAAAAGAAGACGTGCTTTGGCCATCGGCATAGTACTGTTTGGTACGGGTGTCGGGTCGGTGTTGTTTCCATTCCTCTACAAGATGTTGCTAGACCTCTACGGATTACAAGGCGCAGTTATAGTCATCAGTGCTTTATCGCTGAATATATGTGTCTGTGCAGCGCTTATTAGACAACCAAAACAACTAAAGAAAAACGTACTTTTGAACTTACATCTTCGAGAAAATTGCGAGATGGGGTCCTCTGAGGAACATGCTAAATCGACATTTTCTCCATGTAATTGCACCGTGTGTCATTCAAAGCGACCGATATTTTGCTTCTCGTTATTTCGCCAATCTTCTTTTTTGATTTATGCCTTGGCCTTCATGTGTAGTATTTTCGCCTATCTATCGAACTTCGTCATGATACCGGGCCATGCCCGGGTACAGGGAATGACCAGCGCCGAGGTTGCTGAATTTCTGTCGGTAGCTGGTGGGGTAATGATTTTGGCTCGCCCCACCGTTGGATGGCTAGCAGACTCCAACTTCATCGAGAAAAGAAATATCATCGGAACATGTGTTATTCTTGGAGGgatattttctattgttttaccGTGGATTCTAGG AGAAACTCCCGCAGGCCCAAGGACTCCTGTACCTCTGCCTTTCACTTTCTGCTGGCCTTTCACAACCCGTTCCAG TGATTTATCATTAAAGTTTTGA
- the LOC125683609 gene encoding monocarboxylate transporter 12-like isoform X2 — MKKTKEAPAMEETRNCYLCTVLTATTIIAMIYIGGVSSFSILYKELLDFYHTRSGDTAIIQSLCQFLNFGIGPFANYLSEIYSFRSVMIAGGFLGFLGLFLSAFVPRMEFWILTYGALTGVGFGLVYSPCFTVVNFYFKRRRALAIGIVLFGTGVGSVLFPFLYKMLLDLYGLQGAVIVISALSLNICVCAALIRQPKQLKKNVLLNLHLRENCEMGSSEEHAKSTFSPCNCTVCHSKRPIFCFSLFRQSSFLIYALAFMCSIFAYLSNFVMIPGHARVQGMTSAEVAEFLSVAGGVMILARPTVGWLADSNFIEKRNIIGTCVILGGIFSIVLPWILGYYSMLVYSITLGIFPSSFFLFIPLLLLEIVPLEKLPQAQGLLYLCLSLSAGLSQPVPVTVMKQQ, encoded by the exons ATGAAGAAAACAAAGGAAGCACCTGCTATGGAGGAGACAAGGAACTGCTACTTGTGTACAGTATTGACTG CTACAACAATAATAGCCATGATCTACATTGGAGGAGTCTCTTCATTCAGCATTCTGTACAAAGAGCTGTTAGATTTCTACCACACCAGATCCGGAGACACTGCTATAATCCAAAGTCTTTGTCAGTTTCTGAATTTCGGAATAG GACCATTTGCGAACTACTTATCAGAAATATACTCCTTTCGTTCTGTGATGATCGCTGGAGGTTTTCTCGGATTTCTTGGACTTTTTCTGAGTGCGTTTGTACCTCGAATGGAGTTCTGGATTCTTACTTATGGAGCGTTAACAG GCGTTGGTTTCGGTTTGGTGTACAGTCCTTGTTTCACGGTCGTGAACTTTTACTTCAAAAGAAGACGTGCTTTGGCCATCGGCATAGTACTGTTTGGTACGGGTGTCGGGTCGGTGTTGTTTCCATTCCTCTACAAGATGTTGCTAGACCTCTACGGATTACAAGGCGCAGTTATAGTCATCAGTGCTTTATCGCTGAATATATGTGTCTGTGCAGCGCTTATTAGACAACCAAAACAACTAAAGAAAAACGTACTTTTGAACTTACATCTTCGAGAAAATTGCGAGATGGGGTCCTCTGAGGAACATGCTAAATCGACATTTTCTCCATGTAATTGCACCGTGTGTCATTCAAAGCGACCGATATTTTGCTTCTCGTTATTTCGCCAATCTTCTTTTTTGATTTATGCCTTGGCCTTCATGTGTAGTATTTTCGCCTATCTATCGAACTTCGTCATGATACCGGGCCATGCCCGGGTACAGGGAATGACCAGCGCCGAGGTTGCTGAATTTCTGTCGGTAGCTGGTGGGGTAATGATTTTGGCTCGCCCCACCGTTGGATGGCTAGCAGACTCCAACTTCATCGAGAAAAGAAATATCATCGGAACATGTGTTATTCTTGGAGGgatattttctattgttttaccGTGGATTCTAGGGTATTATTCAATGCTAGTCTACTCCATAACTTTGGGAATTTTCCCAAGCTcgtttttcttgtttattcctTTGTTGTTATTAGAAATCGTTCCTTTAGAGAAACTCCCGCAGGCCCAAGGACTCCTGTACCTCTGCCTTTCACTTTCTGCTGGCCTTTCACAACCCGTTCCAG TTACTGTCATGAAACAACAATAA